CCCGCCTGTCTCACGACGGCTACCTGGTTTTGCTTGACACCCACTATCCGGGCTGGATTGCCGCCATAGATGGTCAAGCCACACCCATCTACCGGGCCAATTATATTGGCCGGGCTGTTTTTGCGCCGGCCGGGGAACACGTGATCCGGTTTGCATATCAACCGGGGTCTTTTAAGCTGGGCTTGGGGCTGGCGACATTGGTGGTGAGTACCCTGGCGATAATGGCTATTTTTTCCCTCACAAAAAAATCCTGAAGGGTTGGCAATCCCTTAGGGCCTCTTGATTCTCGCCATCCTTCTTCCTCCTTCCAGGTGCGAGCCGTAAACAATGTGAACAATCCCAGCGCCCGGGGTCGAAGCGGGGCCGGTGGAGGTCAGTGGAGTGAGCAAGTACTACACCTTCAACGGCCAGCGAGTGGCACTGCGCCAGGGGGATGTGGTATACTACCTGCACGGCGACCATCCTTCGGCTTTGCTCAGGACAGGCCTGGGCAGCACCTCTTTAACCACCGCCGGCACGGGCGCGGTGGTCTCGGAGGCGAGGTATTTGCCCTACGGCCGGGAGCGGTGTGCAGACGGCGCGGCGGTGACGGACTTTGGTTTCACCTCCCAGCGGAAAGAGGGCTTTGGGCTTTACGACTACAACGCGCGGTATTACAGCCCTTATCTTGGCCGCTTTATCTCGGCGGATACGATTGTCCCAAGGCCAAATAATCCTCAAAGCCTGAACCGATACAGCTATGTTTTGAATCGGCCGTTACAAGGGGGCGATCCTACTGGCCATAGTGGCCCTATCAATGATTTCCTGCAAGGGTTTGCCTATGAATTGGTGACCAATAATTATGATGCTGCCTTACTCTCTTCTGAGTTCAGTTATAGGCAAAAAGCCGAGGCATTAGCCGTTGATAATCAGGATAATGTAGCCTTCCAGTCAGGAAGATTAGCCGGAGGAGTAGCAAGTGCAGTAGAGGGGGCGTTAGAGATCGGGGCGTCTGTCCCGATGATAGGTGGTGGAGGCTTAGAAGCAGGGGCTACGTCGGAGACCGTAGCAAGTAGGATGGGTTGACGAAAGGAAACCCATCATCCCCTTTGGGGCCGGGAACTCTCCCCCACCCCCGACCCCCCTGGGAAAAAATCGCCTCCCGGGCGTAATATGGCCGGTGTCTCTTCAACCTTATGTCCCCCAGGCGGCCATCTTATGTTTGCTGCAATTGAACAATTCAGCCAATGGCTGCGCCGCCA
The sequence above is drawn from the Anaerolineae bacterium genome and encodes:
- a CDS encoding RHS repeat-associated core domain-containing protein yields the protein MSKYYTFNGQRVALRQGDVVYYLHGDHPSALLRTGLGSTSLTTAGTGAVVSEARYLPYGRERCADGAAVTDFGFTSQRKEGFGLYDYNARYYSPYLGRFISADTIVPRPNNPQSLNRYSYVLNRPLQGGDPTGHSGPINDFLQGFAYELVTNNYDAALLSSEFSYRQKAEALAVDNQDNVAFQSGRLAGGVASAVEGALEIGASVPMIGGGGLEAGATSETVASRMG